A genomic region of Christiangramia sp. OXR-203 contains the following coding sequences:
- a CDS encoding regulatory protein RecX: MKHKFKSYSVEEALQKLMHFCAYRDRSQKEVEDKLNEMHMIDAAKEKIIIELMQEGFLNEERFARSFVRGKFRIKKWGRIKITQELKKRGISSPIIKMGLTEIKESDYRSTLFELAEKKLQKINEPNEYKRKGKLADHLMRKGYESSLVFDSIQEIL, translated from the coding sequence ATGAAGCATAAATTCAAATCTTATAGTGTAGAGGAAGCTTTACAGAAGCTGATGCATTTCTGCGCTTACAGAGATCGTTCTCAGAAGGAAGTAGAAGACAAATTGAATGAAATGCATATGATTGATGCAGCAAAGGAAAAGATCATCATAGAACTCATGCAAGAAGGTTTTCTGAATGAAGAACGTTTTGCCAGAAGCTTTGTAAGAGGGAAATTCAGAATAAAAAAATGGGGACGTATTAAGATCACCCAAGAATTGAAGAAAAGAGGAATATCGTCACCTATTATCAAAATGGGACTTACCGAGATCAAAGAATCTGATTATCGTTCTACTCTGTTCGAACTTGCTGAAAAGAAACTTCAGAAGATCAACGAACCAAATGAATACAAAAGAAAAGGTAAGCTGGCAGATCATCTAATGCGCAAAGGCTATGAATCTTCACTTGTTTTTGACTCTATCCAGGAAATACTTTAG
- a CDS encoding ferritin-like domain-containing protein: MKNLKDLFEHQLKDLYSAETQLLKALPEMAENATDAKLKKTFEAHLEETKEHQQRLEEICKELEIKPTGETCKAMKGLIAEAEAFLKEDAEKEVRDAGLIADAQRIEHYEISGYGTVVRYAKELGYNSIAKKLQKTLDEEYKADEKLDKLAEGRLNKKAK, encoded by the coding sequence ATGAAGAATTTAAAGGACCTATTCGAACACCAGCTGAAGGATCTCTACAGCGCAGAAACCCAATTATTAAAAGCTCTTCCTGAGATGGCTGAAAATGCTACCGATGCTAAGCTGAAGAAAACATTTGAAGCACACCTTGAAGAAACCAAGGAACACCAACAACGCCTGGAAGAAATTTGCAAAGAACTGGAAATTAAACCAACCGGTGAAACCTGCAAAGCCATGAAAGGTCTTATTGCTGAAGCTGAAGCATTTCTAAAAGAAGATGCTGAAAAAGAAGTGCGTGATGCCGGTCTAATCGCAGATGCTCAAAGAATAGAGCATTACGAGATCTCAGGATATGGAACCGTAGTTCGTTACGCCAAGGAACTAGGCTACAACAGCATCGCAAAAAAACTACAAAAAACGCTCGACGAAGAATATAAAGCAGACGAGAAACTGGATAAGCTAGCAGAAGGCCGACTGAATAAAAAAGCTAAATAG
- a CDS encoding single-stranded DNA-binding protein, with protein MTGTLNKVMLIGHTGDDVKMHYFEGGGSLGRFPIATNESYTNKTTGERVTNTEWHNVVVRNKAAEICEKYLKKGDKVYIEGRIKTRKWQDDSGSERYSTEIHCTEFTFLTPKNESSAEPSTGNQQMGQNRPAQQQPATQSPGSRNEPYNQTEEEDDLPF; from the coding sequence ATGACAGGTACATTGAACAAGGTAATGTTGATTGGACATACAGGGGATGACGTGAAAATGCATTATTTTGAAGGTGGAGGATCGCTGGGGCGTTTCCCGATTGCTACTAATGAAAGCTACACCAATAAAACAACTGGTGAGCGAGTGACCAATACTGAATGGCACAACGTGGTAGTTAGGAATAAAGCTGCAGAGATCTGTGAAAAATACCTGAAAAAAGGAGACAAGGTTTATATCGAAGGTCGTATAAAGACCCGTAAATGGCAGGATGACTCTGGAAGCGAGCGATATTCTACAGAAATTCATTGTACAGAATTCACATTTCTGACACCTAAGAATGAAAGTTCTGCAGAGCCATCTACCGGAAATCAGCAAATGGGTCAGAATAGACCTGCGCAACAACAACCAGCGACACAAAGTCCCGGAAGTAGAAATGAACCTTATAACCAGACAGAAGAAGAGGACGATTTACCCTTCTAA
- a CDS encoding cupin-like domain-containing protein — MRLENIPKVKTISKADFVKDYVRPQKPVVIERLIEDWPAYEKWNLQYIRDIAGEKEVPLYDDRPISSEFKFNEPHTKMKMRDYVDLLKFEPTNYRIFLYHLMKEVPALQKDFKFPDMGLRFLKQLPMLFFGGENSKVFMHYDIDYANILHFHFHGKKRCILFPPSESKYLYKVPHALISREDIDFTNPDYGKFPALKEATGFVTELKHGETLYMPEGYWHHMTYLTAGFSMSLRATPRTLTNFSKAIYNLVFMRHFDNYMRKLRGQKWIDYKNQQAIKNTHSKNKID, encoded by the coding sequence AAAGATTATGTTCGACCGCAAAAACCAGTAGTGATCGAACGTTTGATCGAGGATTGGCCTGCTTACGAAAAATGGAATCTTCAATATATAAGAGATATTGCCGGCGAAAAGGAAGTGCCTTTGTATGATGATCGCCCAATTAGTTCAGAATTTAAATTCAATGAGCCGCATACAAAGATGAAAATGCGGGATTATGTGGATCTTCTAAAGTTTGAACCTACGAATTACCGTATATTTCTATATCATCTAATGAAGGAAGTTCCTGCACTGCAAAAAGATTTTAAATTTCCAGATATGGGTCTGCGTTTTTTAAAGCAGTTACCTATGCTTTTTTTTGGTGGAGAAAACAGTAAGGTGTTTATGCATTATGACATAGACTATGCGAACATTCTCCATTTTCATTTCCACGGAAAAAAGCGTTGTATCTTATTTCCACCTTCTGAAAGTAAATATCTATACAAGGTACCTCATGCCTTGATAAGCCGAGAGGATATAGATTTTACGAATCCAGATTATGGCAAATTTCCTGCGCTTAAAGAAGCCACAGGCTTCGTTACAGAACTTAAACACGGTGAGACTTTGTATATGCCTGAAGGTTACTGGCATCATATGACTTATCTTACTGCCGGTTTTTCCATGAGTTTACGGGCAACTCCAAGAACGCTTACCAACTTTTCCAAGGCTATATACAACCTTGTTTTTATGAGGCATTTTGATAATTATATGCGAAAATTACGCGGACAAAAATGGATAGATTACAAGAATCAGCAGGCTATTAAAAATACGCATAGCAAGAATAAGATCGACTAA
- a CDS encoding HU family DNA-binding protein → MTKADIVANISEKLGMEKADVQATIESFMDEVKTSLESGDNVYLRGFGSFVVKTRAEKTGRNISKNTTIKIPAHNIPAFKPAKIFVEGVKSNVEVK, encoded by the coding sequence ATGACGAAAGCAGATATTGTAGCAAACATTTCAGAAAAACTGGGAATGGAAAAGGCAGACGTACAAGCTACTATAGAATCTTTTATGGATGAGGTTAAAACATCGCTAGAAAGTGGAGATAACGTGTATCTTCGTGGTTTTGGAAGTTTTGTCGTAAAGACCAGAGCTGAAAAAACTGGAAGAAACATTTCCAAGAACACAACCATTAAAATTCCTGCTCACAACATTCCTGCATTTAAACCTGCAAAGATTTTTGTAGAAGGAGTTAAATCAAATGTTGAGGTAAAGTAA
- a CDS encoding Rne/Rng family ribonuclease produces MDKELIIRSEPSAVDFALLKDGKLIELNKEEDSTKFNVGDIYIAKIRKAVPGLNAAFVNVGYEKDGFLHYHDLGPQISSLVKFIKRVSTGKLKDYSLKNFSIEKDIDKNGSIADVLKSNQSLLVQIVKEPISTKGPRISSELSLPGRYIVLVPFSNRVSVSQKIESKEEKERLKRLVKSIKPKGFGVIVRTVAEGKKVAELDRDLQNLVGRWTGMCKKLYKPHHPSKVLGELNRASSLLRDIFNDSFTSICVDDETLYTQIKDYVSEIAPEKESIVKLHQSNQPIFEKHGIERQIKTSFGRTVSMSKGAYLVIEHTEAMHVVDVNSGNRSNKSKNQEDTALEVNMISATEIARQLRLRDMGGIIVVDFIDMNKAENRKKLYDHLRNEMSDDRAKHKILPPSKFGLIQITRQRVRPEMNIKTREDNPNGNGEIEAPISLVNKIKVDLEKLIKKDHKKITLSAHPFIAAFLTKGFPSPRSKWFVDHKRWVKILPRDAYTYLEYHFHDNDGKVIQ; encoded by the coding sequence GTGGACAAAGAATTAATTATCCGGTCCGAACCTTCTGCTGTAGATTTTGCCTTATTAAAAGATGGAAAACTTATTGAACTTAACAAAGAAGAGGACAGCACCAAATTCAATGTTGGAGATATTTATATTGCCAAAATTCGAAAAGCTGTCCCTGGGTTAAATGCCGCATTTGTAAATGTTGGCTATGAGAAAGATGGTTTTTTACACTATCATGATCTGGGACCTCAGATTTCTTCTCTAGTAAAGTTCATCAAACGTGTAAGCACAGGTAAACTAAAAGATTATTCTTTAAAGAATTTTTCTATTGAAAAGGATATAGACAAAAACGGCTCTATTGCCGATGTCTTAAAATCCAATCAATCGCTACTGGTTCAAATAGTTAAGGAACCAATCTCCACGAAAGGCCCCAGGATTAGCTCAGAGCTATCCCTGCCGGGGCGCTATATCGTTCTTGTACCTTTTTCAAACAGGGTTTCAGTTTCTCAAAAAATTGAAAGCAAAGAAGAAAAGGAACGTTTAAAGAGACTGGTAAAAAGCATCAAACCTAAAGGATTTGGTGTAATTGTTAGAACCGTAGCTGAAGGCAAGAAAGTAGCAGAACTGGACAGAGACCTACAGAATTTAGTTGGTCGCTGGACAGGAATGTGTAAAAAATTGTATAAACCTCATCACCCGTCGAAAGTACTGGGAGAATTGAACAGAGCCTCTTCACTGTTAAGAGATATATTCAATGATTCGTTTACTTCGATTTGCGTGGATGATGAAACACTTTATACGCAAATCAAAGATTATGTGAGCGAAATCGCTCCTGAAAAAGAATCAATCGTAAAGTTGCATCAATCCAATCAACCCATTTTCGAAAAACACGGTATCGAGAGACAAATAAAAACTTCCTTTGGGCGCACCGTATCTATGAGTAAAGGCGCCTATCTGGTAATAGAACATACTGAAGCCATGCACGTCGTTGACGTAAACTCCGGTAACCGTTCCAATAAATCCAAAAACCAGGAAGACACTGCGTTAGAGGTTAACATGATAAGTGCCACAGAAATTGCCCGGCAGTTACGCTTGCGTGACATGGGTGGTATCATTGTAGTGGACTTTATAGACATGAACAAAGCCGAAAACAGAAAGAAACTCTACGATCACCTGCGTAACGAAATGAGTGATGACCGTGCCAAGCACAAGATTCTACCTCCGAGTAAATTCGGATTGATACAAATTACCAGACAACGCGTAAGGCCTGAAATGAATATCAAGACCCGTGAGGACAATCCGAACGGAAACGGCGAGATCGAGGCACCAATTAGTTTGGTGAATAAGATCAAAGTCGATCTTGAAAAGCTTATCAAGAAAGATCATAAAAAGATCACCCTTAGCGCACACCCCTTTATTGCAGCCTTTTTAACTAAAGGCTTTCCATCTCCCCGCTCCAAGTGGTTTGTAGACCACAAAAGGTGGGTGAAAATTTTACCTCGCGATGCTTACACGTATTTAGAGTACCACTTTCACGATAATGACGGGAAAGTGATCCAATAA
- the mutY gene encoding A/G-specific adenine glycosylase, whose amino-acid sequence MVFSKRLKQWYLQNKRDLPWRSTQDPYKIWLSEIIMQQTRVEQGLPYYLRFIEAYPDVHALANAPEQDVLKLWQGLGYYSRARNLHTTAIKVSEELEGIFPDNYKELKTLKGIGDYTASAIASFCFNEPVAVVDGNVYRVLSRIFGVETPINSTPGIKEFKAFAQELIDHKDPATFNQAIMEFGAIQCKPQNPLCETCPFNDVCLALKNDQIKELPVKIKKTKIRHRYFNYVVPHYRDEQTILEERTGKGIWSGLYQFPLIETNKPVGEAELIDTENFQELVGDQNFELHIYNEKEVVHKLSHQHLHTTFWTVNIDAESLESINFNELQNYPVPVLIENFLNEFLPEDYK is encoded by the coding sequence ATGGTTTTTTCCAAAAGACTGAAGCAATGGTATTTGCAAAACAAACGCGACTTACCATGGAGATCTACTCAGGATCCTTATAAAATCTGGCTTAGCGAAATAATAATGCAACAGACACGGGTGGAACAGGGCCTGCCTTATTATCTGCGTTTTATTGAAGCGTATCCCGACGTTCATGCCCTGGCGAATGCTCCCGAGCAGGACGTGCTAAAATTATGGCAGGGATTGGGTTACTACTCAAGAGCGAGAAACCTGCACACCACAGCGATAAAGGTTTCCGAGGAGCTTGAGGGGATCTTTCCAGATAATTATAAAGAACTTAAGACCTTAAAAGGCATTGGTGATTATACAGCCAGTGCTATCGCTTCTTTCTGCTTTAATGAACCGGTTGCGGTCGTTGATGGTAATGTTTACCGTGTTCTGTCCAGGATTTTTGGGGTAGAAACTCCTATTAATAGTACTCCGGGAATCAAAGAGTTTAAAGCATTCGCACAGGAACTCATAGATCATAAAGATCCGGCTACTTTCAACCAGGCGATCATGGAATTTGGCGCCATTCAATGCAAGCCTCAAAATCCTTTGTGTGAGACCTGTCCTTTTAATGATGTATGTCTGGCTCTGAAGAATGATCAAATCAAGGAGCTGCCTGTAAAGATTAAGAAGACAAAGATCAGGCATCGATACTTTAATTATGTAGTCCCTCATTACAGGGATGAGCAAACCATTCTTGAAGAACGAACAGGAAAGGGCATCTGGTCAGGACTTTATCAATTTCCGTTGATAGAGACCAATAAGCCAGTTGGTGAAGCAGAGCTTATTGATACAGAGAACTTTCAGGAACTCGTAGGTGATCAAAATTTTGAACTACATATATATAATGAGAAGGAGGTTGTACATAAACTATCCCATCAGCATTTGCATACAACCTTCTGGACCGTGAATATTGATGCTGAAAGCCTCGAATCCATTAATTTTAATGAGCTGCAGAATTATCCAGTACCGGTGCTTATAGAAAATTTTTTAAATGAGTTCCTTCCGGAGGATTATAAATAG